Proteins from one Brevibacillus humidisoli genomic window:
- the hutI gene encoding imidazolonepropionase, translating to MSTKPLWIRHASQLVTLAGSSREPLTGKRMEQLSIIEDGSVWLEDGLIRHVGTDQEVATACRERMQDADIIDASGKVVTPGLVDPHTHLVFAGSREDEFDLRLKGATYMEIMNRGGGIHATTSATRQASHETLYRESKKRLDQFLLHGVTTVEAKSGYGLSLENELKQLEVAAELNKSHPIDIVSTFMGAHAVPQDYKEDPDRFVDYVIDVMIPEVAQRKLAEFNDVFCERGVFTPEQSRRILEAGRKHGLLPKIHADEIEPYEGAELAAEIGAVSADHLLRASDKGIAMMAESGVIAVLLPGTAFFLMAESANGRKMIDAGVPVALSTDCNPGSSPTVSLPLIMNLGCLKMGMTPAEVLVATTINAAHAIRRGHEVGSIEVNKKADITIFDVPNYMQLQYRYGVNHTDTVIKAGVKVVEGGRLV from the coding sequence ATGAGCACAAAACCGCTCTGGATTCGCCATGCCAGCCAGTTGGTGACACTGGCTGGCAGTTCCCGCGAACCGCTCACCGGAAAACGGATGGAGCAACTGTCCATCATTGAAGACGGCAGTGTCTGGCTGGAGGATGGCCTGATCCGCCATGTCGGCACCGACCAAGAGGTGGCTACAGCCTGCCGGGAACGGATGCAGGATGCAGACATCATCGATGCCAGCGGCAAAGTGGTCACCCCTGGCCTGGTTGATCCCCACACCCACCTGGTGTTCGCCGGCAGCCGTGAAGACGAATTCGACTTGAGACTAAAAGGCGCGACGTACATGGAGATCATGAATCGGGGCGGCGGCATCCACGCTACCACCTCCGCTACCCGCCAGGCTAGTCACGAGACCCTTTACCGTGAAAGCAAAAAACGGCTGGACCAGTTCCTCCTGCATGGGGTGACCACCGTGGAAGCAAAGAGCGGATACGGTCTGTCGCTGGAGAATGAACTGAAGCAGTTGGAGGTCGCCGCCGAGTTGAACAAGAGCCATCCGATCGACATCGTCAGCACCTTCATGGGTGCCCATGCTGTTCCACAAGACTACAAAGAGGATCCCGACCGCTTCGTCGATTACGTCATCGATGTGATGATCCCGGAAGTAGCCCAGCGTAAGCTGGCTGAGTTTAACGATGTATTCTGCGAACGAGGTGTTTTCACGCCTGAGCAGTCACGTCGGATTCTCGAAGCAGGGCGAAAGCATGGTCTGCTGCCCAAAATCCACGCGGATGAGATCGAACCATATGAGGGAGCGGAACTGGCCGCCGAGATCGGAGCCGTATCTGCCGATCATCTGCTGCGCGCATCCGACAAGGGGATTGCGATGATGGCGGAGTCTGGCGTGATCGCTGTCCTGCTGCCTGGAACCGCCTTTTTCCTGATGGCGGAGTCAGCCAACGGCCGGAAGATGATCGACGCTGGCGTGCCGGTGGCCCTCTCCACCGACTGCAATCCCGGCTCTTCACCGACCGTTTCCCTGCCGTTGATCATGAATCTGGGCTGTCTCAAAATGGGCATGACCCCGGCGGAAGTACTGGTCGCCACCACGATCAACGCAGCCCACGCCATCCGCCGCGGTCATGAAGTAGGCAGCATCGAAGTAAACAAAAAAGCAGACATCACGATTTTTGACGTGCCCAACTACATGCAGCTGCAGTACCGCTACGGCGTCAACCACACCGATACGGTGATCAAGGCTGGCGTGAAAGTAGTGGAAGGAGGACGGTTGGTGTGA
- the hutG gene encoding formimidoylglutamase: protein MTRYPYPQLKPPSFSWERSTAGAERKVHEWIETLDPAQTAEVDWSRYDVAILGVPLSRSSISASAASENPDAMRRAWKYFNTYNLDYDQDLSALRVVDLGDVRQHVTSIETCHRHIREAMASMRTHHPNIMPVVMGGDHSITAMLVKGYRDVHRDERVGILQLDTHFDLRDLSDNGPSNGTPIRNLIESDVIRGEDVYNIGLHGFFNARSLKEYADQKGVNYVTLHQARKRGIENTIGEALESLSRKVDTIYLTVDMDVLDIAYAPGVPASTPGGMRSDELFAAVWLAGQCDKVKAADIVCLDPFKDLRDMTVKTAVHVMLSFLTGVAQRLQT, encoded by the coding sequence GTGACACGGTACCCGTATCCCCAACTAAAACCGCCATCGTTTTCCTGGGAGCGGAGCACGGCTGGAGCCGAGCGAAAAGTGCACGAGTGGATTGAGACACTTGATCCGGCGCAGACAGCGGAAGTTGACTGGTCCCGTTATGATGTGGCCATTCTTGGCGTTCCCCTGTCCCGCTCGTCGATTTCTGCTTCCGCTGCCAGTGAGAATCCGGATGCGATGCGTCGGGCCTGGAAGTACTTCAATACGTACAACCTGGATTACGATCAGGACCTATCCGCTCTGCGCGTCGTCGATCTCGGCGACGTCCGCCAGCACGTAACCAGCATCGAGACTTGTCATCGCCATATCCGCGAAGCGATGGCCAGCATGCGCACCCATCATCCCAACATCATGCCGGTGGTGATGGGGGGCGATCACTCGATCACCGCGATGTTGGTCAAAGGCTACAGGGACGTGCACCGCGACGAACGGGTCGGCATCCTGCAGTTGGACACCCACTTCGACCTGCGTGACCTGTCGGACAACGGGCCGAGCAACGGCACACCGATCCGCAATCTGATCGAAAGCGATGTAATCCGCGGCGAAGATGTCTACAACATCGGACTGCACGGCTTCTTCAACGCCCGCTCGCTAAAAGAATACGCTGACCAAAAAGGTGTCAACTACGTAACCCTGCACCAGGCTCGCAAAAGAGGGATCGAGAACACGATTGGCGAAGCGCTGGAGTCGTTGAGCCGCAAGGTGGATACGATCTACCTCACCGTTGACATGGACGTGCTGGACATTGCCTATGCCCCTGGTGTGCCGGCTTCCACTCCCGGCGGGATGCGCAGTGACGAACTGTTTGCAGCCGTTTGGCTGGCTGGTCAGTGTGACAAGGTAAAAGCGGCTGACATCGTCTGCCTCGATCCGTTCAAGGACCTGAGGGACATGACTGTCAAAACGGCGGTCCATGTGATGCTCTCGTTCTTGACAGGGGTTGCCCAGCGGTTGCAGACGTGA
- a CDS encoding BCCT family transporter: MNNQKKIRWGVFLPMAILLVTTVLIGIVAPEQFYNLQTAIVDFAFTNFGWLFNLMALALIFICLYLGFSKYGSIRFGGKDATPIVTKWQWFAISLTAGIGVGILFWGTAEPLYHFSSPPPELGIQPGTEEAALFSMAAVMEQWTLAPYAMYVICGIAVAYAHYNLKLPYSVGSTLYPLLGKKAFGVFGTVIDAICMFAIAGAMAAILGEGVLQIGSGLDHLAGISTGPGLWSVLVIAITATYIISSYTGLQKGIKTLADFNAKLFLFLMIFVFVFGPTTFVLNLGTEATGHYLSHMPEKHLWMSPMEGSDWPKSWPIFEWALWMAYAPIIGMFLARLAYGRTIRQFVVMNLLLPAGFGAIWFWVFGGSAIYFDWKGGGQLWDMIHTQEGGLELSLFAFLEHFPLATLISWILLIAVYISFTTLADSLTTTVSSLTTTGNTIADPEPPGKIKLFWGIIMGLLALLNITAGTGGDITGIDAVKQMATVAGFPVLFFMIVQTYSTIKGILQKEVYDRANHPDTANIDMAEEEAVAANHTA, translated from the coding sequence ATGAACAATCAAAAGAAGATTCGTTGGGGAGTATTTTTACCTATGGCCATCTTGCTGGTGACAACGGTTTTGATTGGCATCGTCGCACCAGAGCAGTTCTACAATCTGCAAACGGCGATTGTCGATTTTGCCTTCACCAACTTCGGTTGGCTCTTTAACCTGATGGCCCTCGCTCTTATTTTCATCTGTCTCTATCTCGGATTCTCAAAGTACGGATCGATTCGCTTTGGCGGAAAAGACGCCACTCCCATTGTGACCAAATGGCAATGGTTCGCAATCTCACTCACGGCCGGGATCGGGGTTGGCATCTTGTTTTGGGGTACCGCAGAACCGCTTTATCACTTCAGCAGTCCGCCACCAGAATTGGGCATTCAACCAGGCACGGAAGAGGCAGCGCTTTTCTCGATGGCCGCGGTCATGGAACAATGGACCCTCGCTCCCTATGCGATGTACGTCATCTGCGGTATTGCGGTAGCCTATGCCCACTACAACTTGAAACTCCCTTACAGCGTCGGATCAACCCTTTATCCGCTGCTGGGCAAAAAAGCATTCGGTGTATTCGGCACGGTCATCGACGCCATCTGCATGTTCGCGATCGCCGGAGCGATGGCTGCCATCCTGGGTGAGGGCGTCCTGCAGATTGGCAGCGGGCTCGACCACCTGGCGGGCATCAGCACCGGTCCCGGGTTATGGTCCGTGCTAGTGATTGCAATCACTGCCACCTATATCATCTCCAGCTACACCGGGCTGCAGAAAGGGATCAAGACCCTTGCAGACTTTAACGCCAAACTTTTCCTGTTCTTGATGATTTTTGTCTTTGTTTTCGGACCGACTACCTTTGTACTCAATCTCGGTACAGAAGCAACTGGACATTATCTCAGTCACATGCCGGAAAAACATCTGTGGATGAGTCCGATGGAAGGATCCGATTGGCCAAAAAGCTGGCCGATCTTCGAGTGGGCCTTGTGGATGGCTTATGCTCCCATCATCGGGATGTTCCTGGCCAGGTTGGCGTACGGCAGAACGATTCGCCAGTTTGTCGTGATGAATCTGCTTTTGCCCGCCGGTTTTGGAGCGATCTGGTTCTGGGTTTTTGGGGGCTCAGCGATTTACTTTGACTGGAAAGGCGGCGGCCAGTTGTGGGACATGATTCACACGCAAGAAGGCGGCCTGGAGCTCTCGCTGTTCGCCTTCCTTGAGCACTTCCCCTTGGCTACCCTGATCAGTTGGATTCTCTTGATTGCCGTCTATATTTCCTTTACGACCTTGGCTGACTCGCTGACGACCACTGTCTCATCGCTTACCACCACGGGCAATACGATTGCCGATCCGGAACCGCCCGGAAAAATCAAACTATTCTGGGGTATCATCATGGGTTTGTTGGCCCTGCTGAACATTACAGCGGGAACCGGCGGAGATATCACCGGTATCGACGCAGTCAAGCAGATGGCCACCGTGGCAGGATTTCCTGTTCTCTTCTTCATGATCGTCCAGACGTACTCTACCATCAAAGGAATCTTGCAAAAGGAAGTATATGACCGAGCGAATCACCCGGACACGGCGAACATCGACATGGCTGAGGAAGAAGCTGTCGCAGCAAACCACACGGCCTGA
- the hutH gene encoding histidine ammonia-lyase, with the protein MCLPNKVTIDHDDLRIEELVAVARYHAQLELADEVKARIVHGRSLVERFVFEERVVYGITTGVGDNARVKISTADSKELQKNLIMSHACGVGEPLAQEQVRAIIMMMIQSLSQGYSGVRLETVEALVSLLNHEITPLVPKEGSLGYLSHQAHISLVLLGMGEAICDGRQMSGREALHSCGLEPIELFEKEGLSLINGTVDMTALGALAVYDAINLLKTADIVSMISFEALKGTYRAYDPRIARVKRHPGIQKTIENIQQLIKGSEIAERFKDYRTQDALSIRSIPQIHGASKDVVAFVREVIEREINSASDNPLVFDEHGGVAISSANCHGESVAMAMDMLAMAITEISNVSERRIFRLVSPQYSGHPAFLVDKSGVHSGYMIPQYTAAALVSDNKVLSHPASVDSIPTTAGQEDHVSMGTSAALKAVKVIGNTENVLGIEWMCSSQALEFMQPLKPGVGTAAAYHLFRQHVPPLEQDRVLSPDIRQAADLIRSGKLVGLIEEEIGELQV; encoded by the coding sequence ATGTGTCTTCCGAACAAGGTAACGATCGACCATGATGATCTTCGCATAGAGGAACTGGTCGCCGTCGCCCGCTATCATGCTCAATTGGAGCTAGCAGATGAAGTAAAGGCGCGGATTGTTCATGGACGCAGCCTGGTCGAACGGTTTGTCTTCGAGGAAAGGGTCGTCTACGGCATCACGACGGGAGTTGGCGACAACGCGCGCGTAAAAATTTCGACTGCCGACTCCAAAGAACTGCAAAAAAACCTGATTATGAGCCATGCTTGCGGAGTGGGAGAGCCTCTGGCACAAGAGCAGGTCAGAGCGATCATCATGATGATGATCCAAAGTCTGTCCCAAGGCTACTCTGGTGTCCGCCTGGAAACCGTGGAAGCGCTGGTTTCCCTCCTGAACCATGAGATCACCCCGCTTGTGCCAAAAGAGGGGTCTCTGGGCTACTTATCCCATCAAGCCCATATCAGTCTCGTTTTGTTGGGCATGGGAGAAGCGATCTGCGACGGGCGGCAGATGAGCGGGCGTGAAGCATTGCACAGCTGCGGACTTGAGCCGATCGAGCTTTTTGAGAAAGAAGGACTTTCGTTGATCAATGGAACCGTGGATATGACCGCCCTTGGTGCGCTTGCTGTCTATGATGCGATCAATCTGCTGAAGACTGCCGACATCGTCTCGATGATCAGTTTCGAAGCGCTGAAAGGAACCTATCGCGCCTACGATCCGCGAATCGCCAGGGTGAAACGTCATCCAGGGATACAGAAGACCATCGAAAATATACAGCAATTGATCAAAGGAAGCGAAATCGCCGAAAGATTCAAAGATTACCGAACTCAGGACGCGCTCAGTATCCGTTCGATCCCCCAGATCCATGGGGCTAGCAAGGATGTGGTGGCCTTTGTAAGAGAGGTAATCGAAAGAGAAATCAACTCCGCCTCGGATAACCCCCTGGTTTTTGATGAGCATGGAGGCGTCGCCATCTCCTCTGCCAACTGCCATGGGGAATCGGTCGCCATGGCGATGGATATGCTGGCTATGGCAATCACAGAAATCTCCAATGTATCCGAGCGCAGGATATTCCGGCTGGTCTCTCCACAGTACAGCGGGCATCCCGCCTTCTTGGTGGATAAGAGCGGGGTTCACTCCGGCTATATGATACCGCAGTATACGGCGGCTGCCCTGGTGTCGGATAACAAGGTGCTGTCCCACCCCGCTTCCGTCGATTCGATTCCAACTACGGCAGGGCAGGAGGACCATGTCAGCATGGGCACTTCTGCCGCATTGAAAGCCGTAAAAGTTATCGGGAATACCGAAAACGTACTGGGGATTGAATGGATGTGCAGCAGCCAGGCGCTGGAGTTTATGCAGCCCCTCAAACCGGGGGTCGGAACGGCAGCGGCGTACCACCTGTTCCGCCAGCATGTTCCACCGCTTGAACAAGACAGGGTATTATCCCCCGACATCCGGCAAGCTGCCGATCTGATTCGCAGTGGCAAGCTCGTAGGCTTGATCGAAGAGGAAATCGGCGAATTGCAGGTATAG
- a CDS encoding YjiH family protein, which produces MLRLKEQSGIQLETRGPSTAPASVVKFIVFSLVGIFMFFIPVTVNGSSSIPLDHIVTWFRTSFPSVVPLYALIVILLGALYPFITKSWNKDKVSIVFSFLKVLGVIVAAMIYFQMGPAWMMASSMGPFLFEKLVIPVGLLVPIGSVFLALIVGYGLLEFIGVLLQPVMRPIWKTPGRSAIDAVASFVGSYSIGLLITNRVFKEGKYTIKEATIIATGFSTVSATFMIVVAKTLGLMEIWNLYFWATLIITFAVTAITVRIWPLSKLSDSYYTETGEPEQVIRSQFLSTAWRQAMEAADKSSGLARNVWENLRDGFVMTMSILPSIMSVGLIGLVLAEYTPVFDLLGYIFYPFTLLLQIPEPLLAAKASAIEIAEMFLPALLTADAPLITKFVIGVLSVSAVLFFSATIPCILSTDIPISIPKLLIIWLERTILTLIIAAPVAYLLL; this is translated from the coding sequence ATGTTGCGTTTGAAAGAACAATCCGGCATTCAGCTTGAAACCAGAGGGCCTTCTACTGCCCCTGCCAGTGTGGTCAAGTTCATTGTGTTTAGTTTAGTCGGTATTTTCATGTTTTTTATTCCTGTCACCGTGAACGGTAGTTCTTCTATCCCGCTTGATCATATCGTCACCTGGTTCAGGACAAGTTTTCCGTCTGTAGTTCCTCTCTATGCTCTGATCGTCATTCTGTTAGGTGCTCTTTATCCCTTTATTACGAAAAGCTGGAACAAAGACAAGGTCAGCATCGTTTTCTCCTTTTTAAAAGTACTTGGCGTGATCGTCGCTGCGATGATTTACTTCCAGATGGGACCTGCCTGGATGATGGCCAGCAGCATGGGGCCGTTCCTCTTTGAAAAGTTGGTGATTCCGGTAGGGCTTTTGGTGCCGATCGGTTCCGTCTTTTTGGCCCTGATCGTCGGCTATGGTCTGCTGGAGTTTATCGGCGTGCTGCTGCAGCCGGTCATGCGTCCAATCTGGAAAACACCGGGCCGCTCAGCGATTGACGCTGTCGCCTCGTTTGTCGGCAGTTATTCGATTGGTCTTTTGATTACAAACCGGGTATTTAAAGAAGGCAAGTACACGATCAAAGAAGCAACGATTATCGCTACCGGATTTTCCACCGTATCGGCCACCTTTATGATCGTCGTGGCCAAGACCCTCGGCCTGATGGAAATCTGGAATCTCTACTTTTGGGCTACGCTGATCATTACTTTTGCCGTAACCGCCATCACCGTGCGGATCTGGCCGCTTAGCAAGCTGAGCGACAGCTACTATACGGAGACAGGGGAGCCGGAACAAGTGATTCGCAGTCAATTCCTGTCCACTGCTTGGAGACAAGCGATGGAAGCAGCAGACAAATCGTCAGGTCTAGCCCGCAATGTCTGGGAAAACCTGCGCGATGGGTTTGTGATGACGATGAGCATCCTGCCCTCGATCATGTCTGTCGGCTTGATCGGCCTAGTGCTGGCCGAGTACACCCCGGTATTTGATCTGCTGGGCTACATCTTTTATCCATTTACCCTGCTGCTGCAGATTCCGGAACCGCTGCTGGCAGCAAAAGCGTCTGCGATCGAAATCGCCGAGATGTTCCTGCCCGCTCTGCTGACGGCAGACGCACCCCTGATCACAAAGTTCGTCATCGGCGTCCTGTCCGTCTCGGCCGTCCTGTTCTTCTCGGCCACGATCCCCTGCATCCTGTCGACGGATATTCCGATCAGCATTCCCAAGCTGCTGATCATCTGGCTGGAGCGGACCATCCTCACCTTGATTATCGCTGCGCCCGTGGCTTACCTGCTGTTGTAG
- a CDS encoding AAA family ATPase: MIHLDSFYWKPGWQATPREEWEEIVTKLAEQDEWIIDGNYSQTLDVRLDKSDTVIFFDFPRSLCLYRVVKRRIQYHGKTRADMAEGCSEKIDWEFLQWIWNFRKKKRPAILQKLKAVQDGKTVVIFRHPQEAEQYQKGIRDNFY, from the coding sequence GTGATTCATCTGGATTCATTTTACTGGAAGCCCGGTTGGCAAGCGACTCCCCGTGAGGAGTGGGAGGAGATTGTAACAAAGTTGGCCGAACAAGACGAGTGGATCATCGACGGAAATTACTCACAAACGCTTGATGTTCGATTGGACAAGTCCGACACGGTGATTTTCTTCGACTTTCCAAGATCCCTCTGTCTTTACCGGGTAGTCAAGAGGAGAATACAGTATCACGGAAAAACCAGAGCAGACATGGCAGAAGGCTGCTCGGAAAAAATTGATTGGGAGTTCTTGCAATGGATCTGGAACTTTCGTAAAAAGAAAAGACCGGCGATTCTACAAAAGCTAAAGGCGGTACAAGACGGAAAAACGGTGGTCATCTTCCGCCATCCTCAAGAAGCGGAGCAGTATCAAAAGGGGATTCGCGACAACTTCTATTGA
- a CDS encoding cation:proton antiporter, whose translation MLVLELVIILLAAKLAGSISVKMGQPSVLGQLVAGIVIGPSLLGWVNNSEILQELSNVGVILLMFIAGLETNLREFRASAKASTAVGIGGIILPLAGGYASGMMLGLSPFESMFFGLVLTATSVSISVQTLRELGKLKSKEGATILGAAVLDDIAVIILLALLMSLIDSGVSVGMVVLKKFLFFAAAILIAWKVVPWVMNRFAHSGIQQAPLVLAVILCFSFAYFAEATGVAGIIGAYLAGIAISTTRMQEEMIEKVEVLSYGIFVPIFFVSIGISTQISGVDGMWMVIPLSLLAILAKLIGSGLGAKWVGFSWRSSLGIGAGMVSRGEVALILAALGLEQGIIEGSMFSVLIMVVLVTTIVTPPILKVLFQEKNVVAVEK comes from the coding sequence GTGTTGGTATTGGAACTAGTCATTATCTTGCTTGCAGCAAAACTGGCGGGAAGCATTAGTGTCAAGATGGGGCAGCCGTCAGTGCTGGGGCAGTTGGTTGCCGGAATCGTGATCGGACCGTCTCTGTTGGGGTGGGTCAATAACAGTGAAATTTTGCAGGAACTTAGCAATGTAGGCGTTATTCTACTGATGTTTATTGCTGGTTTGGAGACCAATCTCAGGGAGTTTCGGGCTAGCGCCAAGGCCTCTACAGCCGTCGGGATTGGTGGCATTATCCTGCCGCTAGCTGGGGGATATGCTTCCGGGATGATGCTCGGACTATCTCCATTTGAATCGATGTTTTTCGGATTGGTGCTGACGGCGACCAGCGTGAGCATCTCCGTTCAGACGCTGCGTGAACTGGGGAAATTAAAAAGCAAAGAAGGAGCCACCATCCTTGGAGCGGCCGTGCTCGACGACATTGCGGTGATCATCTTGCTTGCGTTGTTGATGAGCTTGATCGATTCGGGGGTAAGCGTCGGAATGGTGGTGCTGAAGAAATTCCTGTTCTTTGCTGCAGCCATCCTTATCGCTTGGAAGGTTGTTCCGTGGGTGATGAATCGCTTTGCCCACTCAGGTATTCAGCAGGCTCCTCTGGTATTGGCCGTGATCCTCTGCTTCTCGTTTGCTTACTTCGCAGAGGCAACCGGTGTAGCCGGTATCATTGGGGCTTATCTGGCGGGCATCGCTATTTCCACGACCCGGATGCAGGAAGAGATGATCGAAAAGGTGGAAGTGCTCAGTTACGGCATCTTTGTCCCGATCTTCTTCGTCAGCATTGGGATCAGTACACAAATCAGCGGTGTAGACGGGATGTGGATGGTCATACCGCTCAGTCTGCTGGCGATTCTCGCCAAGCTGATCGGCAGCGGATTGGGGGCGAAATGGGTTGGATTCTCTTGGCGCAGTTCTCTCGGCATCGGGGCAGGTATGGTCTCCAGAGGAGAGGTTGCCTTGATTCTGGCTGCGCTTGGGCTGGAACAGGGGATTATTGAAGGGTCGATGTTCTCCGTGCTGATTATGGTTGTGTTGGTTACGACAATTGTGACTCCTCCGATATTGAAAGTTCTGTTCCAAGAAAAAAACGTGGTAGCAGTAGAGAAATAA
- a CDS encoding zf-HC2 domain-containing protein, giving the protein MREQCDIVQDILPLYMDGALRQPTKDYVQRHLAECERCRAVKQEWEKLDKWQAGRSIGQEPLTISTEEARFIKEVKKWRRRSGLFFLLLIVLFSAVTWMLRTYLYEPIPADNPMQSVREVIHLVPLL; this is encoded by the coding sequence ATGAGGGAACAGTGTGACATTGTGCAAGATATACTCCCTCTCTACATGGATGGGGCACTTCGCCAACCAACCAAGGATTATGTACAACGTCACTTGGCTGAGTGTGAGAGATGTCGGGCAGTCAAACAGGAATGGGAGAAGCTCGACAAGTGGCAGGCGGGTCGGTCCATCGGACAAGAGCCGCTGACCATCTCGACAGAGGAAGCCCGTTTTATCAAAGAAGTGAAAAAATGGCGAAGGAGGAGCGGGTTGTTCTTCCTGCTGCTGATCGTGTTGTTTTCAGCCGTTACCTGGATGCTTCGGACTTATCTGTACGAACCGATTCCCGCCGATAACCCCATGCAGTCCGTACGTGAGGTCATTCATCTTGTTCCCTTGCTGTAA
- a CDS encoding RNA polymerase sigma factor: MSLFDQLKRNHRARSSLLDELTGFYKKYKSLVYVYFFQLTGSSEESEELTQETFYQAVKSIHRFKGHSSLKTWLLQIARNVYRNKVRSWARDQLVYAPVEVELQPDETNNPQEVALQKYSHSLIQQIFRLMPEDYRDVLIYKEVEGLSHMEIGEILNKTPQTTKVLLYRAKKRFRQLYDLEVIRDEGTV, translated from the coding sequence TTGAGCCTATTTGATCAACTGAAGCGTAATCATCGGGCTCGTAGTTCTTTATTGGATGAATTGACGGGGTTTTACAAGAAATACAAATCGCTGGTCTACGTGTATTTTTTCCAGCTAACGGGTTCTAGTGAAGAGAGCGAGGAACTGACGCAAGAGACATTTTATCAAGCGGTCAAGTCGATTCATCGATTTAAGGGACACTCCAGCTTGAAGACCTGGTTGCTGCAAATTGCCCGCAATGTGTATCGCAACAAGGTGCGGTCGTGGGCCAGGGATCAGTTGGTATACGCTCCGGTTGAAGTTGAGCTGCAGCCCGATGAAACGAACAATCCGCAAGAAGTGGCTTTGCAGAAATATTCGCATTCTCTGATACAGCAGATCTTCAGACTTATGCCCGAAGACTACCGCGATGTCTTGATTTACAAGGAGGTCGAAGGATTATCTCACATGGAGATCGGCGAGATCCTGAATAAAACCCCTCAAACAACCAAAGTTCTCCTCTATCGAGCGAAGAAGCGCTTTCGACAGCTATACGACCTGGAGGTGATCAGGGATGAGGGAACAGTGTGA